The proteins below are encoded in one region of Drosophila santomea strain STO CAGO 1482 chromosome 2R, Prin_Dsan_1.1, whole genome shotgun sequence:
- the LOC120444974 gene encoding small RNA 2'-O-methyltransferase isoform X2, with protein MTETGITFDPPVYEQRYCATIQILEDARWTDQIRKVVEFGCAEMRFFQLMRRIETIEHIGLVDIDEPLLMRNVTSVNPLVSDYIRRRGSPLKVQILHGSVADSSEELRDTDAVVALELIEHVYDDVLAKIPVNIFGFIQPKLVVFSTPNSDFNVIFTRFNPLLPNGFRHEDHKFEWTREEFKNWCLGIVEKYPNYMFSLTGVGNPPKEYESVGHVSQIAIFVRKDLLEMQLVNPLLSKPNIYKESTPYKLIHSVEYPFYVDTRTEKEKIWTEVQIEFQRFKRHFNSCEVEVDTCQDTCSMPIAVLLDRLEHVGATKELIDELILENNLKVENECVLIDNSDQESDWSDPCELSDRLSQETVLVDQEREEECWDQSPES; from the exons ATGACTGAAACCGGCATCACTTTCGATCCCCCGGTGTACGAGCAGCGATACTGTGCCACGATCCAGATCCTGGAGGACGCCCGCTGGACGGATCAGATTAGGAAGGTCGTGGAGTTCGGCTGTGCCGAGATGCGCTTCTTCCAGCTAATGCGTCGCATCGAGACCATAGAACACATTGGACTG GTTGACATTGACGAGCCCTTGCTCATGAGAAACGTAACTAGCGTTAACCCATTAGTTTCCGATTACATACGGAGACGCGGGAGTCCTCTAAAAGTTCAAATTCTTCATGGAAGTGTAGCAGATTCTTCTGAAGAATTAAGGGACACAGATGCCGTAGTCGCACTAGAACT AATAGAGCATGTCTACGACGATGTTTTGGCTAAAATTCCAGtcaatatttttggttttatacAGCCAAAACTGGTAGTCTTTAGCACACCAAACTCGGACTTTAACGTTATATTTACGCGGTTCAATCCTCTGTTGCCAAATGGGTTTCGCCACGAGGATCACAAGTTCGAGTGGACTCGGGAAGAGTTCAAGAACTGGTGTTTGGGTATTGTGGAGAAGTACCCGAATTACATGTTTTCCTTAACGGGAGTGGGTAATCCGCCCAAGGAATACGAATCCGTGGGCCACGTCTCACAGATAGCCATATTTGTTCGCAAGGATTTGCTGGAGATGCAGTTGGTTAACCCTTTGCTTAGCAAACCCAATATTTATAAGGAATCCACTCCCTACAAGTTAATTCATTCCGTGGAATATCCATTCTATGTGGATACGCGTACCGAGAAGGAAAAGATTTGGACTGAAGTACAAATAGAATTTCAGCGTTTTAAAAGACATTTCAACTCTTGTGAGGTTGAGGTGGATACTTGCCAGGACACTTGTAGTATGCCTATTGCTGTTTTATTGGATCGCCTAGAGCACGTTGGTGCTACTAAGGAACTAATCGACGAACTGATACTGGAAAATAACTTAAAAGTAGAAAACGAGTGTGTCTTAATAGATAATTCGGACCAGGAATCGGATTGGTCTGATCCCTGCGAGTTGTCAGATCGTCTTTCCCAGGAGACCGTGTTGGTCGACCAGGAGCGAGAGGAGGAATGCTGGGATCAAAGTCCAGAGTCGTAA
- the LOC120444944 gene encoding uncharacterized protein LOC120444944 isoform X2, with translation MLNDIATCSLMRLDEQSMSKLWNLMIMVYKWQLFVSRHQHHLLEITFRHLEAVNRLYPDAKRHMLIDFTKNTLLDFWNASGEDAQLSIYQTNRAWLQCFNTKISLLIRMGFQAMDGSFIRDVDQDYYAEYVESAGDNIYAKSAEQRERQQREPNSMDQLAAQLNINPPQSEDLQPINARQFQQQFEQAFGNVLFTDTAGSSSACEFVQLQPTTASSEKLAPTVPRGGSLLNQNLLDLYSKMP, from the coding sequence ATGCTGAACGACATAGCCACCTGCTCCTTGATGCGACTCGACGAGCAGTCGATGTCCAAGCTGTGGAATCTGATGATCATGGTATACAAGTGGCAGCTGTTCGTGTCCCGCCATCAACACCACCTGCTCGAGATTACCTTTCGTCACTTGGAGGCGGTCAACAGGTTGTATCCGGATGCCAAGCGGCACATGCTAATTGACTTCACGAAGAACACGCTGCTGGACTTTTGGAATGCCAGCGGGGAGGATGCGCAGCTGTCCATCTACCAGACGAATCGTGCCTGGCTGCAGTGCTTCAACACAAAGATATCTCTCCTGATTCGCATGGGTTTTCAGGCCATGGACGGGAGTTTCATCAGGGACGTGGATCAGGATTACTACGCCGAATACGTTGAGTCGGCCGGGGATAATATCTATGCGAAGAGTGCCGAGCAACGGGAGCGCCAACAACGGGAGCCCAACAGCATGGATCAACTGGCAGCTCAGCTGAACATAAATCCGCCGCAAAGCGAGGATCTGCAGCCCATCAACGCCCGCCAGTTCCAGCAGCAGTTCGAGCAGGCCTTCGGCAATGTGCTCTTCACTGACACAGCAGGCAGCTCCTCTGCTTGCGAGTTTGTCCAGCTGCAGCCCACGACGGCATCCTCGGAAAAGTTAGCGCCGACAGTGCCCCGGGGAGGATCCTTGCTGAATCAGAACCTTCTCGACTTGTACAGCAAAATGCCTTGA
- the LOC120444974 gene encoding small RNA 2'-O-methyltransferase isoform X1: MSNLPIAATVRFSSPIPVVTLTKRAMFSHKFSCGDFQTLTKMTETGITFDPPVYEQRYCATIQILEDARWTDQIRKVVEFGCAEMRFFQLMRRIETIEHIGLVDIDEPLLMRNVTSVNPLVSDYIRRRGSPLKVQILHGSVADSSEELRDTDAVVALELIEHVYDDVLAKIPVNIFGFIQPKLVVFSTPNSDFNVIFTRFNPLLPNGFRHEDHKFEWTREEFKNWCLGIVEKYPNYMFSLTGVGNPPKEYESVGHVSQIAIFVRKDLLEMQLVNPLLSKPNIYKESTPYKLIHSVEYPFYVDTRTEKEKIWTEVQIEFQRFKRHFNSCEVEVDTCQDTCSMPIAVLLDRLEHVGATKELIDELILENNLKVENECVLIDNSDQESDWSDPCELSDRLSQETVLVDQEREEECWDQSPES, from the exons ATGAGTAATTTGCCAATTGCAGCGACAGTAAGATTTTCGTCACCGATTCCAGTGGTCACTCTAACCAAACGCGCAATGTTTTCGCACAAGTTTAGTTGCGGGGATTTCCAAACCCTGACCAAAATGACTGAAACCGGCATCACTTTCGATCCCCCGGTGTACGAGCAGCGATACTGTGCCACGATCCAGATCCTGGAGGACGCCCGCTGGACGGATCAGATTAGGAAGGTCGTGGAGTTCGGCTGTGCCGAGATGCGCTTCTTCCAGCTAATGCGTCGCATCGAGACCATAGAACACATTGGACTG GTTGACATTGACGAGCCCTTGCTCATGAGAAACGTAACTAGCGTTAACCCATTAGTTTCCGATTACATACGGAGACGCGGGAGTCCTCTAAAAGTTCAAATTCTTCATGGAAGTGTAGCAGATTCTTCTGAAGAATTAAGGGACACAGATGCCGTAGTCGCACTAGAACT AATAGAGCATGTCTACGACGATGTTTTGGCTAAAATTCCAGtcaatatttttggttttatacAGCCAAAACTGGTAGTCTTTAGCACACCAAACTCGGACTTTAACGTTATATTTACGCGGTTCAATCCTCTGTTGCCAAATGGGTTTCGCCACGAGGATCACAAGTTCGAGTGGACTCGGGAAGAGTTCAAGAACTGGTGTTTGGGTATTGTGGAGAAGTACCCGAATTACATGTTTTCCTTAACGGGAGTGGGTAATCCGCCCAAGGAATACGAATCCGTGGGCCACGTCTCACAGATAGCCATATTTGTTCGCAAGGATTTGCTGGAGATGCAGTTGGTTAACCCTTTGCTTAGCAAACCCAATATTTATAAGGAATCCACTCCCTACAAGTTAATTCATTCCGTGGAATATCCATTCTATGTGGATACGCGTACCGAGAAGGAAAAGATTTGGACTGAAGTACAAATAGAATTTCAGCGTTTTAAAAGACATTTCAACTCTTGTGAGGTTGAGGTGGATACTTGCCAGGACACTTGTAGTATGCCTATTGCTGTTTTATTGGATCGCCTAGAGCACGTTGGTGCTACTAAGGAACTAATCGACGAACTGATACTGGAAAATAACTTAAAAGTAGAAAACGAGTGTGTCTTAATAGATAATTCGGACCAGGAATCGGATTGGTCTGATCCCTGCGAGTTGTCAGATCGTCTTTCCCAGGAGACCGTGTTGGTCGACCAGGAGCGAGAGGAGGAATGCTGGGATCAAAGTCCAGAGTCGTAA
- the LOC120444943 gene encoding SET and MYND domain-containing protein 4, whose protein sequence is MDVYDVSDDLVMKLKDWKLIGIISGKFNELKENHRKVDFVMRALIDFKYIEKIFLNVTLREDKCNKRSVEFRMLGNEQFSLKNRKYFQALELYNKSICYAEPNSEHLSIGYANRSAVLFEWKRYRQCLANIELARKANYPARLSHKLDKRERDCQQLLDQQPPDVVPYEFKLSFNPHAQVPFIADCLELRESADEGRFVVTNRDLVVGDLVVVEQPFCSTLLPPMRYIRCATCKRENYLTLIPCDSCCSAMFCSEECKQQAMSTFHRFECPIIDFLHRMFNKIHGIALRTTLTALDLYPSIEELMAFCEQQQNQHKCAFDLDYSQLSPQEHYRAIHGLVTNQHLRSVSDLFQRSVVCAVLKHFIIEYTPLKDHLGGEEGMNFFTDLLFRHLQTSPSNMHGIDLVEQVNETKDDQTHSSGAYAFLSLINHSCAPNTVRINEGTKAYMFVLRPIKAGNVLYDNYGAHFAICSKEERLKTLSMQYRFDCKCEACELDYPMFGRIPHKATVPSVTEDTEMPLGSYNYDFAVSNYRKYCDFLTQYGAAYPCEQISSAEECLKMALHIMVDAVPLKAKM, encoded by the exons ATGGACGTGTACGACGTGAGCGACGATCTGGTGATGAAGCTGAAGGACTGGAAGCTGATCGGCATCATCTCCGGCAAGTTCAACGAGCTGAAGGAGAACCATCGCAAGGTTGACTTCGTGATGCGCGCTCTTATTGACTTCAAGTACATTGAGAAGATATTCCTGAATGTAACGCTACGGGAGGACAAGTGCAACAAGCGGAGCGTGGAGTTCCGGATGCTGGGCAACGAGCAGTTCTCACTCAAGAACAGGAAATACTTTCAG GCTCTGGAGCTGTACAACAAAAGCATCTGCTATGCCGAACCGAACTCGGAGCACCTGTCCATAGGCTATGCTAACCGGTCGGCGGTTCTGTTCGAGTGGAAGCGCTACCGGCAATGCCTGGCCAATATCGAGCTGGCAAGGAAGGCCAACTATCCGGCGAGACTGAGCCACAAGCTGGATAAGCGGGAAAGGGACTGCCAACAGCTGCTCGATCAGCAACCGCCGGATGTGGTGCCCTATGAGTTCAAGCTTAGTTTCAATCCGCACGCCCAGGTGCCCTTCATCGCCGACTGTTTGGAGTTGCGCGAATCCGCCGACGAGGGTCGCTTTGTGGTGACCAATCGGGATTTGGTCGTTGGGGATCTTGTGGTCGTGGAGCAGCCCTTCTGCTCCACACTGCTGCCGCCCATGCGATACATTCGGTGTGCCACCTGCAAGCGGGAGAACTACCTGACCCTCATACCCTGCGACAGCTGCTGCTCCGCGATGTTCTGCTCCGAGGAGTGCAAGCAGCAGGCCATGTCCACCTTTCACCGCTTCGAGTGCCCCATCATTGACTTTCTGCACCGCATGTTCAACAAGATCCACGGCATCGCCCTGCGCACCACGTTAACCGCCCTGGATCTCTATCCCAGCATCGAGGAGCTAATGGCCTTCtgtgagcagcagcagaatcagCACAAGTGCGCCTTTGACCTCGACTACAGCCAGCTGTCGCCGCAAGAGCACTACCGGGCCATCCATGGACTGGTGACCAACCAGCACCTGCGCTCCGTCTCCGATCTCTTCCAGCGCTCCGTGGTCTGTGCTGTACTCAAGCACTTCATAATCGAATACACACCGCTCAAGGACCATTTGGGCGGCGAAGAAGGCATGAACTTCTTCACGGACCTCCTGTTCCGACATCTGCAGACATCGCCCTCGAATATGCACGGTATCGACTTGGTCGAGCAGGTTAACGAGACCAAGGACGACCAGACGCACTCGTCCGGGGCGTACGCCTTCCTCTCGCTCATAAATCACTCGTGTGCGCCGAATACTGTAAGGATAAACGAGGGCACCAAGGCGTACATGTTTGTGCTGCGGCCTATAAAGGCGGGAAATGTGCTCTACGACAACTACGG TGCTCACTTCGCCATCTGCAGCAAGGAGGAGCGGTTGAAAACGCTGTCCATGCAGTACCGCTTCGACTGCAAGTGCGAGGCCTGCGAGCTGGATTACCCCATGTTCGGACGGATCCCGCACAAGGCGACGGTGCCGTCGGTGACCGAGGACACGGAAATGCCTCTGGGCTCCTACAACTACGATTTCGCAGTGAGCAACTACCGAAAGTACTGCGACTTCCTTACGCAATACGGTGCCGCCTATCCGTGCGAGCAGATTAGCTCCGCGGAGGAGTGCCTAAAGATGGCTCTGCATATCATGGTGGACGCAGTGCCGCTCAAGGCGAAGATGTAA
- the LOC120444944 gene encoding protein OSCP1 isoform X1 produces MANFSPHQLSNPRANVFILVNLGCEMLYVIDQRLKAQQIAQDKSVQVIHDVTTVLLEPKFIDSLLNGSKHNSAQLLTAEHCKFMLNDIATCSLMRLDEQSMSKLWNLMIMVYKWQLFVSRHQHHLLEITFRHLEAVNRLYPDAKRHMLIDFTKNTLLDFWNASGEDAQLSIYQTNRAWLQCFNTKISLLIRMGFQAMDGSFIRDVDQDYYAEYVESAGDNIYAKSAEQRERQQREPNSMDQLAAQLNINPPQSEDLQPINARQFQQQFEQAFGNVLFTDTAGSSSACEFVQLQPTTASSEKLAPTVPRGGSLLNQNLLDLYSKMP; encoded by the exons ATGGCCAACTTCAGTCCGCACCAGCTGTCGAATCCCCGGGCCAACGTCTTCATCCTGGTCAATCTTGGGTGCGAGATGCTCTACGTGATCGATCAGCGGCTGAAAGCGCAGCAGATCGCTCAGGACAAGTCGGTTCAGG TTATCCACGATGTGACTACTGTACTGCTCGAACCGAAGTTTATAGACTCGCTTCTGAACGGATCGAAACACAATAGTGCGCAGCTTTTGACCGCCGAGCACTGCAAGTTTATGCTGAACGACATAGCCACCTGCTCCTTGATGCGACTCGACGAGCAGTCGATGTCCAAGCTGTGGAATCTGATGATCATGGTATACAAGTGGCAGCTGTTCGTGTCCCGCCATCAACACCACCTGCTCGAGATTACCTTTCGTCACTTGGAGGCGGTCAACAGGTTGTATCCGGATGCCAAGCGGCACATGCTAATTGACTTCACGAAGAACACGCTGCTGGACTTTTGGAATGCCAGCGGGGAGGATGCGCAGCTGTCCATCTACCAGACGAATCGTGCCTGGCTGCAGTGCTTCAACACAAAGATATCTCTCCTGATTCGCATGGGTTTTCAGGCCATGGACGGGAGTTTCATCAGGGACGTGGATCAGGATTACTACGCCGAATACGTTGAGTCGGCCGGGGATAATATCTATGCGAAGAGTGCCGAGCAACGGGAGCGCCAACAACGGGAGCCCAACAGCATGGATCAACTGGCAGCTCAGCTGAACATAAATCCGCCGCAAAGCGAGGATCTGCAGCCCATCAACGCCCGCCAGTTCCAGCAGCAGTTCGAGCAGGCCTTCGGCAATGTGCTCTTCACTGACACAGCAGGCAGCTCCTCTGCTTGCGAGTTTGTCCAGCTGCAGCCCACGACGGCATCCTCGGAAAAGTTAGCGCCGACAGTGCCCCGGGGAGGATCCTTGCTGAATCAGAACCTTCTCGACTTGTACAGCAAAATGCCTTGA
- the LOC120444972 gene encoding uncharacterized protein LOC120444972 → MGKRLQLERPTTDRSARKRKRSAVKAAEKCQRLSGGSSTANGFEFHENDDEESCSSSGSAAGTEADPPTLLHTPQARSLLLTGASIASDHNNSSVMESPRPVYTLRPSVVNGTILRDVLSKAWRLGRPIGKGNFGEIFLASDDTVCPASSETAKYVVKIEPHSNGPLFVEIHCLINTSQSKDLSDVAEDAASLPALQTHALSRGPPSGIPSFIASGTHYFGDVRYRFLVLPRFDRDLHSLIKNSRVQQKSLLVLAVHIINVLENLHDKGYCHNDIKAQNLMVSKCKYLRRQTVPKGNGYEDHYEEKQQTTDSGNSSEQETNDDDYFLKSEKFALKKIVDIKQDEDEDDEDFDDGATSNSNNSNSLDVFHTPVNKKRSVRNPVQFSGSNPVRSCRREKRNSMYEEMVKSHYLRPTKRISYREEFNEDGYPKNTAENSDESAESSDNESDEFIPPPSRRTASKRGRSVQIATPKKCPVSMRATRHQEKVKKEPNGDQKARSRGSKHMDNNPSEYKFLPTEEEHVFLIDFGLASKFQDRGVHRPFIMDQRRAHDGTLEFTSRDAHLGAHSRRSDLECLGYNLLYWSEGYLPWKDVAQQQQQEKVHRAKELFMTDVPEMLRQFYGKQVPKYLGEFLLQIGQLAYQERPNYERYRKIFKREYQRLGYDPSQMRLSSDEILRTCVSAKDVVDGSKCDIFELNNKAAVNVMRNSALSTPFQEHSLTNRVSPKNLRSKSNKKTTKKKFSWAEVLSQDPDQIARERAVKEFEREETICPLESRLPRRYEGKPTYAILDMEQRRREKGLVVQEHNEEREEEEEDDEEDDDDDDEENQEALDDEQEEDEEAADSVEGEDDSDRAMEESDCSDHSQKRARGRPKGTTRKRTTSRQTQSQQNQPSVKNHRGVGRPSKNSGVVKFAAGAVSKNRSTPLSAVASNKRGCATRKENSTLASATGEGEQKLKTSRTRRALYKTEPKHGEHDAENNSSLLLVQNLYGEYDDENNYGKGRSVHSSRHCRK, encoded by the exons ATGGGCAAGCGGCTCCAATTGGAGCGCCCGACCACGGATCGCAGTGCTCGCAAGCGAAAGCGTTCTGCGGTCAAGGCCGCGGAGAAGTGCCAGCGCTTGAGCGGTGGCTCTAGCACTGCAAATGGCTTCGAGTTCCACGAGAACGACGATGAGGAGTCCTGTTCCTCGTCAGGCTCTGCTGCCGGCACTGAGGCTGATCCCCCCACACTACTGCACACCCCGCAGGCACGCAGTCTGCTCTTGACGGGGGCCAGCATTGCCAGCGATCACAACAACTCCAGTGTGATGGAGTCACCGCGCCCGGTCTACACGCTCCGACCCTCGGTGGTCAACGGAACCATTCTGAGAGATGTGCTCTCCAAGGCCTGGCGATTGGGTCGACCCATAG GAAAAGGCAACTTTGGCGAGATCTTCCTAGCTTCAGACGACACTGTATGCCCTGCCAGCTCGGAGACAGCCAAATACGTGGTCAAAATTGAACCGCATTCAAACGGACCTCTGTTTGTTGAGATCCACTGTCTGATCAACACATCCCAAAGCAAGG aTTTATCAGATGTCGCAGAAGATGCTGCAAGCCTGCCAGCCCTACAGACGCATGCCTTAAGCAGGGGTCCGCCCTCTGGAATACCCAGCTTTATTGCGTCGGGCACTCACTATTTTGGAGACGTTCGCTACCGCTTTCTGGTGCTGCCGCGCTTCGATCGCGATCTGCACTCGCTGATCAAGAACTCAAGGGTGCAGCAGAAGTCACTCCTAGTGCTCGCAGTACACATCATCAATGTCCTAGAGAATCTGCACGATAAGGGTTATTGTCATAATGATATCAAGGCGCAGAATCTGATGGTGTCCAAGTGCAAGTACCTTAGGAGACAGACAGTGCCCAAGGGTAATGGCTACGAGGATCACTACGAGGAGAAGCAGCAGACCACGGACAGTGGCAACAGCTCAGAGCAGGAGACCAACGATGATGACTACTTCCTGAAGAGCGAGAAGTTCGCCTTGAAAAAGATTGTCGATATTAAGCAGGATgaagacgaagacgacgaGGACTTCGATGATGGCGCCACGTcgaacagcaacaatagcaacagccTAGACGTCTTCCACACTCCAGTGAACAAAAAGCGATCCGTACGCAACCCAGTTCAGTTCAGCGGCTCCAATCCGGTGCGCTCTTGCCGTCGTGAAAAGCGCAACTCCATGTACGAGGAGATGGTCAAGTCGCACTATTTGCGACCCACCAAGCGGATTAGTTATCGCGAGGAGTTTAACGAAGACGGTTACCCCAAGAATACGGCGGAAAACAGTGATGAATCGGCTGAATCGTCTGACAACGAGTCGGATGAATTCATTCCCCCCCCTTCCCGTCGCACCGCTAGCAAAAGAGGCAGAAGCGTTCAGATAGCGACTCCAAAAAAATGCCCGGTTTCAATGCGGGCCACCCGCCACCAGGAGAAAGTTAAGAAGGAACCGAACGGTGATCAAAAGGCTCGCAGCAGGGGCAGCAAGCACATGGACAACAACCCATCAGAGTACAAGTTCCTGCCCACTGAGGAGGAACATGTTTTTCTTATCGACTTCGGCCTGGCGTCTAAGTTCCAGGATCGCGGAGTTCATCGCCCGTTTATCATGGATCAGCGAAGGGCGCATGACGGAACGCTAGAGTTTACGTCCCGGGACGCCCACCTGGGTGCCCATTCGCGACGAAGTGATCTGGAGTGCCTAGGCTACAACCTGCTGTACTGGTCCGAGGGTTATCTGCCCTGGAAGGACGTggcgcaacagcagcagcaggagaaaGTGCACCGCGCTAAGGAGCTGTTTATGACTGATGTGCCGGAAATGCTGCGACAGTTCTATGGCAAGCAAGTTCCTAAATATCTGGGAGAGTTCCTGCTGCAGATCGGTCAGCTGGCCTACCAAGAGCGACCCAACTACGAGCGCTACCGCAAAATCTTTAAGCGCGAGTACCAGCGCCTGGGTTACGATCCCAGTCAAATGCGTCTGAGCAGCGATGAGATTCTCCGCACCTGTGTCTCCGCCAAGGACGTGGTGGATGGCAGCAAGTGTGACATCTTTGAGCTGAACAACAAGGCCGCCGTGAATGTGATGCGAAACTCAGCGCTAAGCACTCCGTTCCAGGAGCACTCACTCACGAACCGCGTATCGCCCAAAAATCTGCGTTCCAAGTCGAATAAGAAAACGACCAAAAAGAAGTTTTCGTGGGCGGAGGTCCTATCACAGGATCCTGATCAAATAGCGCGCGAAAGGGCAGTGAAGGAGTTTGAGCGGGAGGAAACCATCTGCCCGCTAGAATCCCGTCTTCCAAGGCGCTACGAGGGTAAACCCACTTACGCGATACTTGATATGGAGCAGAGACGTCGCGAAAAGGGTTTGGTTGTCCAAGAGCATAATGAGGAgcgggaggaggaggaggaagacgaTGAAGaagatgacgatgacgatgacgaagAGAACCAGGAGGCACTGGATGATGAGCAAGAGGAGGATGAAGAGGCGGCAGATAGCGTCGAAGGCGAG GATGATTCGGATAGAGCAATGGAGGAGAGCGACTGCTCCGATCACTCCCAGAAACGTGCGCGTGGCCGTCCCAAGGGCACCACCAGGAAGCGAACTACCAGCAGGCAGACCCAGTCGCAGCAGAACCAGCCGTCGGTGAAAAATCATCGCGGAGTGGGTCGTCCGAGCAAGAACTCGGGCGTCGTCAAGTTCGCCGCCGGAGCCGTAAGCAAGAACCGCTCTACGCCGCTATCGGCAGTGGCCAGTAACAAACGTGGCTGCGCCACACGTAAGGAGAATTCCACTCTGGCATCGGCCACCGGCGAGGGAGAGCAAAAGCTGAAGACAAGCCGTACGCGCAGAGCTCTTTATAAGACTGAACCCAAACACGGCGAGCACGATGCGGAGAATAACTCGAGTCTGCTCCTAGTGCAGAACCTGTACGGCGAATACGATGACGAGAACAACTACGGCAAGGGGCGGAGTGTCCATTCGTCCAGGCACTGTCGCAAATAA
- the LOC120446940 gene encoding dynein axonemal light chain 4, translating into MADEEGGKEGEKKIVHVYPLVKHTDMNEEMRIEAIELSITACEKYSSNYEHAAKIIKENMDKKFGIYWHVVVGEGFGFEVSYETENILYLFFAGNLAIVLWKCS; encoded by the exons ATGGCGGACGAGGAGGGCGGCAAGGAGGGCGAGAAGAAAATCGTGCACGTTTATCCTCTAGTGAAG CACACTGACATGAACGAGGAGATGCGGATAGAGGCCATTGAACTGTCCATTACCGCCTGTGAAAAATATTCATCCAATTACGAG CACGCTGCCAAAATCATCAAGGAAAACATGGACAAGAAGTTCGGCATCTATTGGCATGTGGTTGTGGGCGAAGGGTTTGGCTTCGAGGTCTCCTACGAGACGGAGAACATTCTCTACCTGTTCTTCGCCGGCAACCTGGCCATCGTGCTGTGGAAGTGCTCCTGA